The Tenacibaculum jejuense genome includes a window with the following:
- a CDS encoding TonB-dependent receptor yields the protein MGYNFKSKFTKVLFNSSILIGLCFLFSSPLSAQSFRGIIKNVKGEIVNDCYILLLNAETKEIIEYTIPDSKGTYYIENKKKDIKKITIKCQGLPYVTQFKNIDIHKGLHLYTTNFNLILKDHQLDEVIVISKRIAIKVKNDTVVYDVSKFKRLEDRKVINVLKNMPGIQVDDKTGLIRYKGKPIETILLDGDDLFGKGYSIGARNISTEMVDKIEAIEDYHDNKLKKGIKKSDKVVLNLKFKENQFKLSGEASLGLGKNHYLGNINTINLSSRLKGFGVFNFNNISINETSFKDETYAIENKEELENSSVDFFKESSLTQKTNFPRSYINNIKFGTLSNLFKLSDKISFKNSISAFNDTSKNSFISKNSFDINNSTIETSNQTSNISTPEFVSLSNEMNYDISKTSLLKYQNKFVSYYNGFNQSNLQNNTDLFETYINQTKFYYQQKINYSRKISRKELLELNLFHSNDDRRQELFLLNQGSILVNGVPINRENTESKRRLLKGKMSYLKKIKRWDLELAATHIFDDEDFNFLLNPDTYNYQSRSNTSHLMLETNYNKRKKIQLKGKIILGYSDRALKNRFENTINNKKGFFINSKLKTRFKLGKKNSFGITFENNNKLNNNYYLFSNPFLIDTRTITSSRPSLDFEKSWNLSMNFSRYNLLKQSSFSFLSSYEEVSNFFIAEQTINEDINIITYFQTPQAKRDLNISASTSFFIDSINNKMSVNASAIYSNYFNVLNNNVIRSVNSSINNFNIELNSAFEGFFNYKSSIGLTYIENKQENTRVFINSNINARLETIFKLAKKTYCKVEQELLLPRGSRINTNQLFIDFSFNHIGKNIEYFILAKNLLNKSSFNQIYTSEFSTSIFSNDLFNRYIIFGLNYSF from the coding sequence TTGGGCTATAATTTTAAAAGTAAGTTTACAAAAGTATTATTTAATAGCTCTATTTTAATAGGGCTATGTTTTTTATTTTCCTCTCCTTTATCAGCTCAAAGTTTCAGAGGAATTATAAAAAACGTAAAAGGAGAAATAGTAAATGATTGCTATATTCTTTTACTTAATGCTGAGACAAAAGAAATTATTGAGTACACTATTCCTGATAGTAAAGGCACATATTATATAGAGAATAAAAAAAAAGATATAAAAAAGATTACAATAAAATGTCAAGGATTACCTTATGTTACTCAGTTTAAAAATATTGATATTCATAAGGGTTTACATTTATATACTACAAATTTTAATTTGATACTTAAAGATCATCAACTTGATGAAGTTATTGTTATTTCTAAACGTATTGCGATAAAAGTAAAGAATGATACAGTTGTTTATGACGTATCTAAATTTAAGAGATTAGAAGATAGAAAGGTTATTAACGTTCTAAAAAACATGCCAGGCATTCAGGTTGATGATAAAACTGGGCTTATACGATATAAAGGAAAACCCATTGAAACCATTTTATTAGATGGAGATGATTTATTTGGTAAAGGGTATTCTATTGGAGCACGTAATATTTCTACAGAAATGGTAGATAAAATTGAAGCCATTGAAGATTATCATGATAATAAGCTTAAAAAAGGAATTAAAAAATCAGATAAGGTTGTACTTAATCTTAAATTTAAAGAGAATCAATTTAAACTTTCTGGTGAAGCCAGTTTAGGTTTGGGGAAAAATCATTATTTAGGAAATATAAATACGATTAATCTTTCAAGTAGACTAAAAGGTTTTGGTGTTTTTAATTTTAATAATATCTCTATTAATGAAACATCATTTAAAGATGAAACGTATGCGATAGAAAACAAAGAAGAATTAGAAAATTCCAGTGTGGATTTTTTTAAAGAAAGTTCCTTAACTCAAAAAACTAATTTTCCTAGAAGTTACATTAATAATATTAAATTTGGAACGCTTAGTAATCTATTTAAGCTATCAGATAAAATTTCATTTAAAAATAGTATCTCTGCTTTTAATGATACAAGTAAAAACTCATTTATATCTAAAAATAGTTTTGATATTAATAACTCAACTATTGAAACATCAAACCAAACTTCTAATATTAGCACGCCAGAATTTGTATCATTATCAAATGAAATGAACTATGATATTAGCAAAACTTCACTTTTAAAGTATCAAAATAAATTTGTGAGTTATTATAACGGTTTTAATCAAAGTAATTTGCAAAACAATACTGATCTTTTTGAAACTTATATAAATCAAACAAAGTTTTATTATCAACAAAAAATAAATTATTCAAGAAAGATTTCTAGAAAAGAATTATTAGAGTTGAATTTATTTCATTCAAATGATGATCGAAGACAAGAATTATTTTTATTAAATCAGGGTAGTATTCTAGTTAATGGAGTACCAATTAATAGAGAGAATACAGAAAGTAAGCGTAGGTTATTAAAAGGAAAAATGTCTTATTTAAAAAAGATTAAAAGATGGGATTTAGAACTTGCAGCTACTCATATTTTTGATGATGAGGATTTTAATTTTCTTCTAAACCCTGATACATATAATTATCAATCGCGAAGTAATACTTCTCATTTAATGCTAGAAACGAACTATAATAAAAGAAAAAAAATACAACTTAAAGGAAAAATAATATTAGGATATTCAGATAGAGCATTAAAAAACAGATTTGAAAATACAATCAATAATAAAAAAGGGTTCTTTATAAATTCCAAATTAAAAACACGATTTAAATTAGGAAAAAAGAATTCTTTTGGAATCACTTTTGAAAATAATAATAAATTAAACAATAATTATTATCTGTTTTCAAATCCTTTCCTAATTGATACACGGACAATTACAAGTAGTAGACCTTCTTTAGATTTTGAAAAATCTTGGAATTTGTCCATGAATTTCTCTCGATATAATCTTTTAAAGCAATCTAGCTTTTCATTTTTAAGCTCGTATGAAGAGGTCAGTAATTTTTTTATAGCTGAACAAACTATTAATGAAGATATTAATATCATTACTTATTTTCAGACACCACAAGCTAAAAGAGATTTAAATATTTCAGCATCGACATCCTTTTTTATAGATTCAATAAATAATAAGATGAGTGTTAATGCCAGTGCTATTTATAGTAATTATTTTAATGTTTTGAATAATAATGTCATTAGAAGTGTAAATTCATCTATCAACAATTTTAACATAGAACTTAATAGTGCATTTGAAGGTTTCTTTAATTATAAAAGTAGTATAGGTCTAACCTATATCGAAAATAAGCAAGAAAATACAAGAGTATTTATTAATAGTAATATAAATGCACGTTTAGAAACAATATTTAAGTTAGCTAAAAAAACTTATTGTAAAGTAGAACAAGAATTATTACTTCCAAGAGGTAGTAGAATTAATACAAATCAATTATTTATAGATTTTTCATTTAATCACATTGGAAAAAATATTGAATATTTTATCTTGGCTAAAAACTTATTGAATAAAAGTTCATTTAATCAGATTTATACAAGTGAATTTTCAACTAGTATTTTTTCAAACGACTTGTTTAATAGATATATTATTTTTGGTTTAAACTATTCATTTTAG
- a CDS encoding aromatic amino acid hydroxylase, translated as MKTHFELNEVTKKLPQHLHKFVVKQPYDEYTAQNQAVWRYVMRMNVDYLGKVAHESYIDGLQKTGISVNTIPRMEGMNRILKEIGWAAVSVDGFIPPNAFMEFQAYNVLVIASDMRTIDHIKYTPAPDIIHEAAGHAPIIANPEYAEYLRRFGEIGAKAISSSRDYEMYEAIRLLSILKENPNSSQKEIQEAQEKVEWLQNNMGELSEMAQIRNLHWWTVEYGLIGTVENPKIYGAGLLSSIGESKWCMQDAVKKLPYTLEASNVSFDITKPQPQLFVTPDFAHLSLVLEQYANTMGIRKGGLSGINKLIDSKNLGTIELSTGIQVSGVFSNVITDENNKPIYIQTTGGTALSNRDKELIGHGTNYHAEGFGSPIGKLRGINIPIENMSPRDLEAYGIYEGKTVNLEFEGGVKVEGEVITGTRDLRGKILLISFKNCTVTHFDTVLFHPDWGIYDMAVGVDVVSAYAGPADVNSFEDLGKVSETKTHKINYSSSDRELYGLYDQVRQMRESNTFSEEKIIAIFNLVEEKFNEDWLLVLELYEIAITQNYEIQTSIKEYLNGLKTNEEFASLIDDGLSLLLNEQVV; from the coding sequence CTTATGATGAATATACGGCACAAAACCAAGCGGTATGGAGATATGTTATGCGAATGAATGTAGATTATTTAGGTAAAGTAGCTCACGAATCTTACATCGATGGATTGCAAAAAACAGGTATTTCTGTAAATACAATTCCAAGAATGGAAGGAATGAATAGAATTTTAAAAGAAATTGGTTGGGCAGCAGTTTCTGTAGATGGTTTTATCCCTCCAAATGCTTTTATGGAATTCCAAGCTTATAATGTTTTAGTAATTGCTTCTGATATGAGAACAATAGATCATATCAAATATACTCCAGCACCAGATATTATTCATGAAGCAGCAGGTCATGCGCCAATTATTGCGAATCCAGAATATGCAGAATATTTAAGAAGGTTTGGAGAAATTGGAGCAAAAGCCATTTCCTCTTCTAGAGATTATGAAATGTATGAAGCTATTCGTTTACTTTCAATCTTAAAGGAAAATCCGAATTCTAGTCAGAAAGAGATTCAAGAAGCACAAGAGAAAGTAGAATGGTTGCAAAATAATATGGGTGAATTGTCTGAAATGGCCCAAATTAGAAACTTACACTGGTGGACAGTAGAGTATGGTTTAATAGGAACTGTAGAAAACCCTAAAATTTATGGAGCAGGATTACTTTCTTCTATTGGAGAAAGTAAATGGTGTATGCAAGATGCTGTTAAGAAATTACCATATACTTTAGAAGCTTCAAATGTTTCTTTTGATATCACTAAACCACAGCCACAATTATTCGTAACTCCAGATTTTGCGCATTTAAGTTTGGTTTTAGAACAATATGCGAATACTATGGGAATTCGTAAAGGTGGTTTAAGTGGAATTAATAAATTAATTGATTCTAAAAATTTAGGAACAATCGAATTGTCTACAGGTATTCAAGTTTCGGGAGTGTTTTCTAATGTTATCACCGACGAAAATAACAAGCCAATTTACATTCAAACCACTGGAGGAACAGCTTTATCAAACAGAGATAAAGAACTAATTGGTCATGGTACAAACTATCATGCTGAAGGTTTTGGTAGCCCTATCGGAAAATTAAGAGGTATTAATATTCCTATTGAAAATATGAGTCCGAGAGATTTAGAGGCTTATGGAATTTATGAAGGAAAAACAGTAAATCTTGAGTTTGAAGGAGGCGTAAAAGTTGAAGGAGAAGTAATTACAGGAACGAGAGATTTGCGAGGTAAAATTTTACTAATCTCATTTAAAAATTGTACTGTTACTCATTTCGATACGGTTTTATTTCATCCAGATTGGGGGATTTATGATATGGCTGTTGGTGTAGATGTTGTTTCTGCTTATGCTGGTCCTGCTGATGTAAATTCTTTTGAAGACCTTGGGAAAGTTTCAGAAACAAAGACACATAAAATTAATTATTCTTCATCAGATCGTGAGTTGTATGGTTTGTATGACCAAGTACGACAAATGAGAGAAAGCAATACATTTTCTGAAGAAAAAATTATTGCAATTTTTAATCTAGTAGAAGAAAAGTTTAACGAAGATTGGTTGTTGGTATTAGAGTTGTATGAAATAGCAATAACTCAGAATTATGAAATTCAAACTTCTATTAAAGAGTACTTAAATGGCTTAAAAACAAATGAAGAATTCGCTAGTTTAATAGATGATGGGCTATCGTTATTATTGAATGAACAAGTAGTATAA
- a CDS encoding rhodanese-like domain-containing protein, which yields MANEIQEYLGKDAIVLDVRTLAEWNEGHSEGAKHIVLDTIPNHVEKIKSWNKPVIAVCRSGGRSGQATEFLQGHGIDIINGGPWGNVDQYL from the coding sequence ATGGCAAACGAAATACAAGAATATTTAGGGAAAGATGCAATAGTTTTAGATGTAAGAACTTTGGCAGAATGGAATGAAGGTCATAGTGAAGGCGCTAAACATATTGTTTTAGATACTATTCCAAACCATGTTGAAAAAATAAAATCATGGAACAAACCAGTTATAGCTGTATGTAGAAGTGGAGGAAGAAGCGGACAGGCAACTGAGTTTTTGCAAGGTCATGGTATTGATATCATTAATGGCGGTCCTTGGGGTAATGTTGATCAATACCTGTAA